In one window of Nocardioides panacisoli DNA:
- a CDS encoding NAD(P)/FAD-dependent oxidoreductase, giving the protein MKTDGTTYTNFTGWIDRPEDLQPALHRDLTCDIAIIGGGMGGMAAALRLAERDQDVVLLEAEFCGYGAASRNGGQIAGAPGGDLRMLSLQSPKKMPVMVKLAENAGHYVEDLMKTHDIECDYVANGLVWGAVSPIMMLRVRTQAAILRAFGGQGTVGSREELGLPAGFVGGMRENIGGMLNPGKLARGVRRALLASSATVFEQSRVSDVRRTGSGVELTTAQGTVRANKVVLATNAYGGEWDITPQHLSTPLYVIEIESEPIDPERLAELEWTSRSGIITQHQLMTHYRLTERNTIVCGVRHAQRGLTYPLPDRVPDPGVVRDMGKDLSDRFPSLSDVAIERAWGGWIGITPDWLAIAGQVGDNVYYSMACNGHGLCQVPYVASQLADYVVDGEMSEDLAGIWSDVSEYPSSMSRLLKPFVLRAVWGLDRFNDSINGSKTLARRRPRRRRHER; this is encoded by the coding sequence TGGGGGGCATGGCAGCCGCGCTGCGCCTCGCCGAGCGCGACCAAGACGTCGTCCTGCTGGAGGCCGAGTTCTGCGGCTACGGCGCGGCCTCACGCAACGGCGGTCAGATCGCCGGGGCGCCAGGGGGCGATCTGCGGATGCTCAGCCTCCAGTCCCCGAAGAAGATGCCGGTGATGGTCAAACTGGCCGAGAATGCAGGCCACTACGTGGAAGACCTCATGAAGACGCACGACATCGAGTGCGACTACGTGGCGAACGGCCTGGTGTGGGGCGCCGTCTCACCCATCATGATGCTCAGGGTCCGCACCCAGGCGGCGATCCTGCGCGCCTTCGGTGGACAAGGAACCGTCGGCAGCCGGGAGGAACTCGGCCTCCCCGCCGGATTCGTGGGTGGTATGCGAGAGAACATCGGCGGGATGCTGAACCCGGGCAAGCTCGCCCGGGGCGTGCGCCGCGCGCTCCTCGCCTCCTCCGCCACGGTCTTCGAGCAGTCGCGGGTGAGCGACGTCCGGCGAACGGGCAGTGGTGTCGAGCTCACGACGGCACAGGGCACCGTGCGCGCCAACAAGGTCGTGCTCGCCACCAACGCCTACGGTGGCGAATGGGACATCACCCCCCAGCATCTCTCGACGCCGCTGTACGTCATCGAGATCGAGTCGGAACCCATCGATCCGGAGCGGCTCGCCGAGCTGGAGTGGACCAGTCGGTCCGGCATCATCACTCAGCACCAGTTGATGACCCACTACCGGCTCACCGAGCGCAATACCATTGTTTGCGGGGTCCGCCATGCGCAGCGCGGCCTGACCTACCCGCTCCCTGACCGAGTCCCCGATCCCGGTGTCGTACGGGACATGGGAAAGGACCTGTCCGACCGGTTTCCCTCGCTGTCCGACGTGGCCATCGAGCGGGCCTGGGGCGGGTGGATCGGCATCACCCCCGACTGGCTGGCCATCGCAGGTCAGGTGGGCGACAACGTCTACTACTCGATGGCCTGCAACGGCCACGGCCTGTGCCAGGTGCCATACGTGGCCAGCCAGCTCGCCGACTATGTCGTCGACGGCGAGATGTCGGAGGACCTCGCCGGTATCTGGTCTGACGTCTCGGAGTACCCGTCGTCGATGTCACGACTGCTGAAGCCGTTCGTCCTGCGAGCCGTCTGGGGGTTGGACCGGTTCAACGACTCCATCAACGGCAGCAAGACGCTGGCACGACGGCGGCCACGTCGCCGCAGGCACGAACGCTGA
- a CDS encoding TetR/AcrR family transcriptional regulator, which yields MSAPVDGSTLPKDDAADVSARERILSAAFTLFQESGYEGTAMTRIARDAGMTPAAIYWHFPSKQDLLAGMLKRMYERSYAELRASVRSDGTATQRLSDYVRAYIRIQLEELGDRRNHSYATLASSLTEDGQRELGRLSRPYIELLREILRQGSDRGEFDVEDVSTTSYAIETMCEYVFTWFRTGGRLTVDEVGEKHLELVLRMLCASPPDPEHS from the coding sequence ATGAGCGCCCCCGTTGACGGCTCCACGTTGCCGAAGGATGACGCGGCCGACGTCAGCGCCCGCGAGCGAATCCTCTCGGCTGCCTTCACGTTGTTCCAGGAGTCCGGCTACGAGGGAACTGCGATGACCCGGATCGCCCGTGATGCCGGGATGACCCCAGCAGCGATCTACTGGCACTTCCCCTCCAAGCAGGACCTCCTCGCGGGAATGCTCAAGCGGATGTATGAGCGCTCCTACGCCGAGCTGCGGGCATCGGTGCGTTCGGACGGGACGGCCACGCAGCGCCTCTCCGACTACGTTCGTGCCTACATCCGCATCCAGCTCGAGGAACTTGGTGATCGTCGCAACCACAGTTACGCCACCTTGGCCTCCTCGCTCACCGAGGATGGACAGCGCGAACTCGGGCGCCTGAGCCGTCCCTACATCGAACTGCTCCGCGAGATCCTTCGCCAGGGCAGCGACCGTGGCGAGTTCGACGTCGAGGACGTGTCCACCACGTCCTATGCCATCGAGACCATGTGCGAGTACGTGTTCACGTGGTTCCGCACCGGCGGCCGCCTGACGGTCGACGAGGTGGGCGAGAAGCACCTCGAACTCGTGCTTCGCATGCTCTGCGCATCGCCGCCCGATCCTGAACACTCCTGA
- a CDS encoding response regulator transcription factor, translating into MEATMSITLEAKASGPESVEERCRPQRVLVVDDHELTQAGLRAVLGCEPWVASCLGAGSVQAAWDIARRHHPQIVLLSTSVQGRPWTDLCRLLQGQMPYVKIVLMSADGAVPVPLAQSRGAVGFLPTQLPVPGIVAAVRRVAEGGRAFPKGAAKADAVHLSRRELDVLRHLVAGLSNPEVAARLNLSRHTVKQHASGVYRKLGVRNRAEAASRAHMLGLVT; encoded by the coding sequence ATGGAGGCGACGATGTCGATCACGTTGGAAGCCAAGGCCTCGGGACCTGAGTCAGTCGAGGAACGATGCCGGCCGCAGCGGGTGCTCGTCGTCGACGACCACGAACTCACGCAGGCGGGCCTGCGCGCCGTGCTGGGCTGCGAGCCGTGGGTCGCTTCCTGCCTCGGGGCGGGTTCGGTCCAAGCGGCCTGGGACATCGCGCGGCGACACCACCCGCAGATCGTGCTGCTCAGCACGTCGGTGCAGGGACGTCCGTGGACCGACCTGTGCCGCCTGCTCCAGGGGCAGATGCCGTACGTGAAGATCGTGTTGATGTCGGCCGACGGCGCCGTCCCGGTGCCGTTGGCTCAGTCGCGGGGTGCTGTCGGGTTCCTGCCGACCCAGCTTCCCGTCCCCGGCATCGTCGCCGCCGTGCGGCGGGTCGCAGAGGGGGGACGTGCCTTTCCCAAGGGGGCGGCGAAAGCGGATGCCGTCCATCTCTCCCGGCGGGAACTCGACGTACTGCGTCACCTGGTGGCCGGACTCAGCAATCCCGAGGTGGCGGCGCGTCTGAACCTGTCGCGCCACACCGTCAAGCAGCACGCCAGCGGCGTGTACCGCAAGCTGGGTGTCAGGAACCGGGCCGAGGCGGCGAGTCGTGCCCACATGCTCGGGCTCGTCACCTGA
- a CDS encoding RidA family protein — translation MPVTDYVKPETLYRPRGFVHAAVATGSRTIEVGGQIAVDTNDELQHPGDYAGQTELALRNVVRAVEGAGAQVGDIAKLGIYVVDYRPEINDDVFGGFGAAVAATGLRVPAMVVVGISALAFEGALVEIDATAYC, via the coding sequence ATGCCCGTGACCGACTACGTCAAGCCCGAGACGCTCTACCGGCCGCGGGGCTTCGTCCACGCGGCGGTCGCCACCGGCAGCAGGACCATCGAGGTCGGTGGCCAGATTGCCGTGGACACCAACGACGAACTACAACATCCCGGTGACTACGCGGGGCAGACCGAGCTCGCGCTGCGCAACGTCGTCCGCGCCGTCGAGGGCGCCGGCGCCCAGGTGGGCGACATCGCCAAGCTCGGGATCTACGTCGTCGACTACCGTCCCGAGATCAACGACGACGTCTTCGGGGGCTTCGGTGCAGCGGTCGCCGCCACCGGGTTGCGGGTCCCTGCCATGGTGGTCGTCGGCATCAGTGCACTCGCCTTCGAGGGTGCGCTGGTCGAGATCGACGCAACGGCGTACTGCTAG
- a CDS encoding saccharopine dehydrogenase family protein: MRIIIIGGAGDMGRVACAATVEDSAITSLVIADRDGDRARELADQLGPKATGVCLDITDRDALLAAIGDADVVLNTVGPFYLYGRPVLEAALEAGRHYVDIADDWEPTIQMLELDDAARAKDVTAIIGIGASPGLSNLLAAVAHDQLDSVEKLYTGWRGGSGIPKAPENREDVEPAAAIDHWIHNLAEPIRVWREGGFHEADALEELVIDYPDIGAGTVWTCGHPEPITLPRYYPEIDESLNVMFSRPGLIDAARKVRDRVRTGELTVPEASRELIMSPGRRGPEAGPVPDFPGVFAYAEGTKGGRPARVAVSTNYMPEGEMGEATCVPMAIAVGMLARGEIKATGVLGPEGCIDPTIFFERLAPFAGERSALAPLDVRLEVA; this comes from the coding sequence ATGCGCATCATCATCATCGGCGGAGCGGGCGACATGGGACGTGTCGCCTGCGCCGCCACCGTTGAGGACTCGGCCATCACGTCACTGGTCATCGCCGACCGCGACGGCGACCGCGCCCGCGAACTCGCCGACCAGCTCGGACCGAAAGCAACCGGCGTCTGCCTCGACATCACCGACCGCGACGCCCTGCTCGCCGCGATCGGCGATGCGGATGTCGTCCTGAACACGGTGGGACCCTTCTACCTGTACGGTCGGCCGGTCCTCGAAGCCGCGCTCGAGGCAGGCAGGCACTACGTCGACATCGCCGACGACTGGGAGCCGACGATCCAGATGCTCGAGCTCGACGATGCGGCCCGCGCCAAGGACGTGACCGCGATCATCGGCATCGGCGCCTCGCCCGGCCTTTCCAATCTCCTCGCTGCCGTCGCCCACGACCAGCTCGACTCGGTCGAGAAGCTGTACACCGGGTGGCGCGGGGGCTCGGGCATCCCCAAGGCACCCGAGAATCGCGAGGATGTCGAGCCTGCCGCGGCGATCGACCACTGGATCCACAACCTTGCCGAGCCGATCCGCGTCTGGCGCGAGGGCGGGTTCCACGAGGCGGATGCGTTGGAGGAGCTCGTCATCGACTACCCCGACATCGGTGCAGGAACAGTGTGGACGTGTGGCCATCCCGAACCGATCACACTGCCGCGCTACTACCCGGAGATCGATGAGTCGCTGAACGTGATGTTCTCCCGCCCAGGTCTCATCGATGCCGCTCGCAAGGTCCGAGACCGCGTCCGCACCGGCGAACTCACGGTGCCCGAGGCAAGCAGGGAACTCATCATGAGCCCCGGTCGACGAGGCCCGGAGGCAGGCCCGGTCCCGGACTTCCCGGGTGTCTTCGCATACGCCGAAGGCACCAAGGGCGGTCGGCCAGCCCGGGTCGCCGTGTCGACCAACTACATGCCCGAAGGCGAGATGGGTGAGGCAACCTGCGTTCCCATGGCGATCGCGGTCGGCATGCTGGCCCGCGGTGAGATCAAGGCGACCGGCGTCCTCGGGCCCGAGGGCTGCATCGACCCGACCATCTTCTTCGAACGACTTGCCCCATTCGCGGGCGAGCGATCAGCGCTCGCCCCGCTCGACGTCCGCCTGGAGGTGGCCTGA
- a CDS encoding SDR family NAD(P)-dependent oxidoreductase — MTLTETAQAADTFDLTGRRAVVTGASRGIGRAITLGFASRGAQVVAVARSADDLDETSRLSADLDGAVFPVVADLCSSDDGPAQMVARAAELLGGIDVLVNNAGYDNEQGVDDTTTEEWDKVIDLNVRSQFLLCRAASPYLKDGGAKVINIASIFGHVGTREEIAYITSKHAVMGMTKALALEWARKDVQVNALCPGFVDTDMIARAVSDDATAKYLRRMTPLGRWAQPEEMVGPAVFLASAASDFMTGQALIIDGGYTAQ, encoded by the coding sequence ATGACACTCACAGAGACGGCTCAGGCAGCCGACACCTTCGACCTGACCGGCCGGCGCGCAGTCGTCACGGGGGCCAGCCGTGGCATCGGGCGAGCCATCACCCTGGGGTTCGCTTCGCGCGGAGCGCAGGTCGTGGCCGTGGCTCGCTCCGCCGACGACCTCGACGAGACCAGTCGGCTGTCCGCGGACCTCGACGGCGCCGTGTTTCCCGTGGTCGCCGACCTCTGCAGCAGCGACGACGGGCCGGCGCAGATGGTCGCGCGTGCGGCTGAGCTGCTCGGCGGCATCGACGTGCTGGTCAACAACGCCGGCTACGACAACGAGCAGGGAGTCGACGACACCACGACGGAGGAGTGGGACAAGGTGATCGACCTCAACGTCCGGTCGCAGTTCCTCCTGTGCCGGGCGGCGTCCCCGTACCTCAAGGACGGCGGCGCGAAGGTCATCAACATCGCGTCGATCTTCGGTCACGTCGGCACCCGCGAGGAGATCGCCTACATCACCTCCAAGCACGCCGTGATGGGCATGACGAAGGCGCTGGCGCTGGAGTGGGCCCGCAAGGACGTCCAGGTCAACGCCCTCTGCCCGGGTTTCGTGGACACCGACATGATCGCCCGCGCAGTGAGCGACGACGCGACGGCGAAGTACCTGCGCCGCATGACACCACTGGGCCGCTGGGCCCAGCCTGAGGAGATGGTCGGCCCCGCCGTCTTCCTCGCGTCCGCCGCCTCCGACTTCATGACCGGCCAGGCCCTCATCATCGACGGCGGCTACACCGCTCAGTGA
- a CDS encoding AMP-binding protein produces MTTDFDPSRTPILTLAAAAADAPDLPLVSVEGEEATYGEAWRAVRETALGLRRCGVDVGDRVILLIPNRLEAIWAWFGVQAAGAVDAPISVEAPGAFLRYLAEDLSPTAVIGTAPLLAALAEVMPSPPDLAVVVGEAAPEEPPFGTDVRHLGFDELRAIGAASPEQLEPPPASTVGTIMYSSGTTGPSKGVMLSQGYYATLSAVHADVFDLATGATTYCVQPLCHIDGRSSVVNTINVRGRLFLGTRFSASRFWEEVERYDVDYFYYVGTMIHLLHKQPSRAASSPVRHRIGIGSATPASIQREFEARFNCELVQGYGLTEFGLILAQRVGDNAPGHVGRTLPWVEVQVVDADDVTVADGTPGQLICRPLRPHLHMLGYWNKPEATVEAWCGLWFHTGDVVVRHDDGCFEYVGRAKDSIRRRGENVSAWEVEQAASRHECVLEAAAIGVPSDVGEEDVALLVVPSAHGRPEPSELRSFMASDLPRYALPRYVEVVEELPKTPSERIAKGLVRERGLSRAAWDAEETSVKG; encoded by the coding sequence GTGACAACGGATTTCGACCCATCCCGCACGCCGATCCTGACCCTGGCGGCCGCCGCTGCCGACGCCCCGGACCTCCCCCTGGTCTCGGTTGAGGGGGAGGAGGCCACCTACGGCGAGGCCTGGCGAGCGGTCCGCGAGACCGCCCTCGGCCTACGTCGATGCGGAGTGGATGTCGGAGACCGCGTCATCCTGTTGATCCCGAACCGGCTCGAGGCGATCTGGGCCTGGTTCGGCGTGCAGGCGGCCGGTGCTGTCGATGCACCGATTTCCGTGGAGGCTCCCGGCGCATTCCTTCGCTACCTGGCCGAGGACCTCTCGCCGACGGCGGTCATCGGCACGGCTCCGCTGCTTGCCGCACTTGCCGAGGTGATGCCCAGTCCTCCGGACCTCGCAGTGGTGGTCGGCGAGGCGGCGCCTGAGGAGCCGCCCTTCGGGACCGATGTGCGGCACCTCGGGTTTGACGAACTGCGCGCGATCGGTGCGGCATCCCCAGAGCAACTCGAGCCACCGCCGGCATCGACTGTCGGCACCATCATGTACTCATCGGGCACGACCGGTCCGTCGAAGGGCGTCATGCTCTCGCAGGGCTACTACGCGACCCTGTCTGCGGTCCACGCTGACGTGTTCGACCTGGCCACGGGGGCGACGACGTACTGCGTCCAGCCGCTGTGCCACATCGACGGGCGGTCCTCGGTCGTCAACACGATCAACGTCCGCGGCCGACTGTTCCTGGGGACGCGGTTCAGCGCGAGCCGCTTCTGGGAGGAGGTCGAGCGCTACGACGTCGACTACTTCTACTACGTCGGCACGATGATCCACCTGCTCCACAAGCAGCCGTCGCGTGCCGCGAGTTCTCCGGTGCGACACCGGATCGGCATCGGATCGGCGACGCCGGCAAGTATCCAGCGCGAATTCGAGGCGCGCTTCAACTGTGAGCTCGTCCAGGGGTACGGGCTGACCGAGTTCGGTCTGATCCTCGCTCAGCGAGTGGGCGACAACGCCCCGGGCCACGTCGGCCGCACACTCCCGTGGGTCGAGGTGCAGGTCGTCGACGCCGACGACGTGACGGTTGCCGATGGCACGCCGGGCCAGTTGATCTGCCGGCCCCTCCGTCCCCACCTGCACATGCTCGGCTACTGGAACAAGCCCGAGGCGACGGTCGAGGCGTGGTGCGGACTCTGGTTCCACACCGGCGACGTCGTCGTCCGACACGACGATGGCTGCTTCGAGTACGTCGGGCGCGCCAAGGACTCCATCCGTCGACGCGGCGAGAACGTCTCGGCCTGGGAGGTGGAGCAGGCAGCATCCCGGCACGAGTGTGTGCTCGAGGCGGCGGCGATCGGTGTCCCCTCCGATGTCGGAGAAGAGGACGTCGCTCTCCTGGTGGTCCCGTCGGCGCACGGCAGGCCCGAGCCATCGGAGCTGCGCTCCTTCATGGCCTCCGACCTTCCGCGCTACGCCCTCCCGCGCTACGTCGAGGTTGTCGAGGAACTCCCGAAGACGCCGTCGGAACGGATCGCGAAGGGACTGGTGCGCGAGCGGGGTCTCTCACGGGCCGCATGGGATGCCGAGGAGACCTCGGTCAAGGGATGA
- a CDS encoding flavin monoamine oxidase family protein translates to MRNLDTGPTIVIGAGLAGLTAAWRLAREGMEVIVVEAEERVGGRAYTAREGWTDGQYTDYGGELVDADYRALIAVCEQVGVELTQPIAYAMPEDDDLSTVEGYLRVGTFVIQGEVLDRASCLAAGRLIRSAAEAHPPTQGEIVEQWILRARLAPREAGIVRSVARMLCQLDPWDCDVHFVFGKPSAGFRRIVGGTQRLAEALADGLDVRLGDPVARVHRYGGVAVETESGASYRGSRVVCATGPYAMAQIGFDPPMVEEKISTVQSLLPAMGGKVIAQYAEGDAIRERFREVVYTDDAFNACWVTMHEATSGPAIVTSFVTGQARHLLGDDDASLARLDELVGQVVDGPVTRLRGEVKNWWADPIAMGVTVTPYDPARPAIAGTLSAMERRTHMAGDYTEGGMAGTLEAAVRSGHRVADEILRTPQRFHIDDINERLARA, encoded by the coding sequence GTGCGCAACCTGGACACGGGCCCGACGATCGTGATCGGAGCCGGCCTGGCCGGTCTGACCGCAGCGTGGCGGCTCGCCCGCGAGGGCATGGAGGTCATCGTCGTCGAAGCCGAGGAGCGAGTCGGCGGCCGGGCCTACACCGCTCGTGAGGGCTGGACCGACGGTCAGTACACCGACTACGGCGGCGAACTGGTCGATGCGGACTATCGAGCACTCATCGCAGTGTGCGAACAGGTCGGAGTGGAACTCACCCAGCCCATCGCCTATGCCATGCCCGAGGACGACGACCTCTCCACGGTGGAGGGCTACCTCCGGGTCGGCACGTTCGTGATCCAGGGTGAGGTGCTCGACCGAGCGTCCTGCCTGGCAGCGGGACGCCTGATCCGTTCGGCGGCCGAGGCTCACCCGCCCACGCAGGGAGAGATCGTCGAGCAGTGGATCCTCCGCGCCCGCCTCGCGCCCCGCGAGGCGGGCATCGTGCGGTCCGTTGCGCGGATGCTGTGCCAGCTCGACCCGTGGGACTGCGACGTCCACTTCGTCTTCGGCAAGCCGAGCGCCGGTTTCCGACGGATCGTCGGTGGCACCCAGCGGCTCGCGGAGGCCCTTGCCGACGGTCTGGACGTCCGTCTCGGCGATCCGGTGGCCCGCGTCCATCGTTACGGCGGGGTGGCGGTCGAGACCGAGAGCGGAGCGTCGTACCGCGGGAGCCGGGTCGTGTGTGCCACCGGGCCCTACGCGATGGCCCAGATCGGCTTCGACCCGCCCATGGTCGAGGAGAAGATCTCGACCGTGCAGTCGCTGTTGCCGGCCATGGGTGGCAAGGTCATCGCCCAGTACGCCGAGGGTGACGCGATCCGTGAACGATTCCGTGAGGTCGTCTACACCGACGATGCCTTCAACGCGTGCTGGGTCACCATGCACGAGGCAACGAGCGGTCCGGCGATCGTGACGTCCTTCGTCACCGGTCAGGCACGCCATCTCCTCGGCGATGACGACGCCTCACTCGCCCGGCTCGACGAACTGGTCGGACAGGTGGTCGACGGCCCGGTCACGCGGCTGCGTGGCGAGGTGAAGAACTGGTGGGCCGACCCGATCGCCATGGGGGTCACGGTGACGCCGTACGACCCCGCACGGCCCGCGATCGCGGGGACACTGTCCGCGATGGAGCGCCGGACGCACATGGCCGGTGACTACACCGAGGGCGGCATGGCGGGGACGCTCGAGGCTGCCGTCCGTTCGGGCCATCGGGTCGCGGACGAGATCCTGCGCACGCCACAGCGTTTCCACATCGACGACATCAACGAGAGGTTGGCCCGGGCATGA
- a CDS encoding flavin monoamine oxidase family protein has product MSTVVIGAGLAGTFAARALAQAGEDVVVLEATSHLGGRTRTNREVLEHGQVADLGGSFIDIGQDLLLQFCVDNDIELKPEIRMFPKGPGERYSGASILLGHVVSGERRLGEDERAAIAQEVQDALDAVPPTDTETLKAWVRRASLSPRAAAAYVMQGAFNPTARSELVSSWHVHPGDIGRICWILADGTDTMARVASSGLDVRIDTPVRLVERAGGTYRVHTDADVLNCDNVVVSASVQATRRIGFDPVLPSWKIEALLGTPLSQGGKAVGQYRGGAAIAAAAGPSTMTDGPVSMFWLKQGPDDTVIAMGTMADLGDGMLDDEEATLSSLDRHIEVMTGTSHERIAGVVQNWTTEEFFGGVVNLGTGGFARRAALGAAVGGIHFAGEATGEWPSAMEGAARSGLRVAAEILQKRRAHTGLVPA; this is encoded by the coding sequence ATGAGCACGGTGGTCATCGGTGCCGGGCTGGCCGGCACGTTCGCAGCCAGGGCGCTGGCGCAGGCCGGCGAGGACGTGGTCGTCCTCGAGGCGACGTCGCATTTGGGTGGGCGCACCCGCACGAACCGGGAGGTGCTCGAGCACGGACAGGTCGCCGATCTCGGTGGCTCCTTCATCGACATCGGACAGGATCTGCTGCTCCAGTTCTGTGTGGACAACGACATCGAACTCAAGCCCGAGATCCGGATGTTCCCCAAGGGGCCGGGCGAGCGTTACAGCGGTGCCTCGATCCTCCTGGGGCACGTGGTGTCGGGGGAGCGGCGACTCGGGGAGGACGAGCGTGCTGCGATTGCGCAGGAAGTGCAGGATGCGCTGGACGCCGTGCCCCCGACCGACACCGAGACACTGAAGGCCTGGGTACGCCGAGCCAGTCTGTCGCCGCGCGCTGCGGCCGCCTACGTGATGCAGGGTGCGTTCAATCCCACCGCCCGCTCGGAGCTGGTGTCCTCCTGGCACGTGCACCCCGGTGACATCGGACGGATCTGCTGGATCCTGGCCGACGGCACCGACACCATGGCGCGCGTGGCCTCGTCGGGACTCGACGTTCGAATCGACACCCCGGTGCGGCTGGTCGAACGGGCTGGTGGGACCTACCGGGTGCACACCGACGCCGACGTGCTCAACTGCGACAACGTCGTCGTGAGTGCGTCGGTCCAAGCGACTCGTCGGATCGGATTCGACCCCGTGCTGCCGTCCTGGAAGATCGAGGCACTGTTGGGTACCCCGCTCTCCCAAGGGGGCAAGGCAGTCGGGCAGTACCGCGGGGGCGCGGCCATTGCCGCAGCAGCCGGACCGAGCACCATGACCGATGGTCCGGTCAGCATGTTCTGGCTCAAGCAGGGCCCGGATGACACGGTCATCGCGATGGGAACCATGGCCGACCTCGGTGACGGCATGCTCGACGACGAGGAGGCAACGCTCTCCTCGCTCGACCGCCACATCGAGGTCATGACGGGCACTTCCCACGAGCGGATCGCCGGTGTCGTCCAGAACTGGACCACCGAAGAGTTCTTCGGCGGCGTCGTCAACCTCGGCACCGGCGGGTTCGCCCGCAGAGCCGCCCTCGGTGCTGCGGTGGGGGGGATCCATTTCGCGGGGGAGGCAACGGGCGAGTGGCCCAGTGCAATGGAGGGGGCCGCGCGTTCGGGACTGAGGGTCGCCGCGGAGATCCTACAGAAGCGACGGGCGCACACGGGCCTCGTCCCCGCGTGA
- a CDS encoding pyridoxamine 5'-phosphate oxidase family protein translates to MREPDRLTHSPLLCGLLDRPIPVVASTVNRMGSPQASIVWAERRGDELAMFFMATSTKMRNLRHNPRLAVVSVDDRHLHGPGVPAYALLTGSVDLRAGEPDMPDRLARAHGNPNGYPWKLGEFNTVVMTVDRVTGLGPVHGGTMGGWRRP, encoded by the coding sequence ATGAGAGAACCGGATCGGCTCACGCACTCACCGTTGCTCTGCGGGCTTCTGGACCGGCCGATCCCGGTCGTCGCCTCTACCGTCAACCGCATGGGATCGCCCCAGGCAAGCATCGTGTGGGCCGAGCGTCGTGGCGACGAGCTTGCGATGTTCTTCATGGCCACGTCGACAAAGATGCGCAACCTCAGACACAACCCTCGGCTCGCCGTGGTGTCGGTCGACGACCGCCACCTCCATGGGCCCGGCGTCCCAGCCTACGCACTGCTCACCGGCTCGGTCGACCTCAGAGCCGGTGAGCCGGACATGCCTGATCGGCTGGCTCGAGCCCACGGGAACCCGAACGGCTACCCGTGGAAGCTCGGGGAATTCAACACGGTCGTCATGACGGTCGACCGCGTCACCGGCCTGGGACCGGTGCACGGCGGGACCATGGGTGGGTGGCGGCGGCCCTGA
- a CDS encoding acyl-CoA thioesterase: MNGPAGRRADRSTTTDGWWSTEIQVWWRDFDELGHMTAAAYPAAYEEAVGRFVSERWGETSPAYVTARTSIEYLSEVQRQHQPITVHVGVVRVGVTSFVLDLALSDTAGTRCAAAQTRYVAWDKNTRGPRPLDEAERSALLHTVERPELEQAGDHQG, translated from the coding sequence ATGAACGGCCCGGCGGGGCGGCGTGCCGATCGGTCGACCACCACCGATGGGTGGTGGTCGACCGAGATCCAGGTGTGGTGGCGCGACTTCGACGAACTCGGCCACATGACCGCGGCTGCCTACCCAGCGGCGTACGAGGAGGCGGTCGGTCGGTTCGTCAGCGAGCGCTGGGGGGAGACCTCCCCGGCCTACGTGACGGCCAGGACAAGCATCGAGTACCTGAGCGAGGTGCAGCGCCAACACCAGCCGATCACGGTGCACGTCGGTGTCGTGCGAGTCGGCGTGACCTCGTTCGTCCTGGACCTCGCGCTCAGTGACACCGCTGGCACGCGGTGCGCCGCCGCCCAGACACGCTACGTCGCTTGGGACAAGAACACCCGCGGACCGCGTCCCTTGGACGAGGCCGAACGCTCAGCCCTGCTGCACACAGTTGAACGACCCGAGCTCGAGCAAGCAGGAGATCACCAAGGATGA